The Streptomyces sp. NBC_01244 genome contains a region encoding:
- a CDS encoding alpha/beta fold hydrolase, with translation MIATVAAIAATTAAAALATPVVALLPLLAHRALRRAQAAKTLRIESAHGIDEQGFVRIGGIDQWISVRGEDRANPVVVEIHGGPGATNSIYTSRTRSWGRHFTIVRWDMRGAGKTFGHGGPQGQGEATFERLYEDALEVTRHARGLLGAERVVLLANSYGSVFGLRLARNHPELYSAYVGTDQNIHTGGRDTSAHDALRERLRAAGKAKRLAQVEAIGADPHARTPQQQAAYAKISAQSDPLTLATLKKVVLGSMWLSPLHSLRDLRDFFRGQTFSERITEGTAGLDDRADGTRFEIPFFVFQGEHDVLTPVAAAKAFFDEVEAPVKRFALIEGCGHFASFSRPDHFLDLLLTHVRPAVTGRRRSTA, from the coding sequence ATGATCGCCACCGTCGCCGCGATTGCCGCCACCACCGCCGCCGCAGCCCTCGCCACCCCCGTGGTCGCTCTCCTCCCCCTCCTCGCCCACCGCGCCCTGCGCCGCGCACAGGCCGCGAAGACCCTGCGGATCGAGTCCGCGCACGGCATCGACGAGCAGGGCTTCGTCCGCATCGGCGGCATCGACCAATGGATCTCGGTCCGCGGCGAGGACCGGGCCAATCCCGTCGTCGTCGAGATCCACGGCGGCCCCGGCGCCACCAACTCCATCTACACCTCGCGCACCCGCAGTTGGGGGCGGCACTTCACGATCGTCCGCTGGGACATGCGCGGCGCCGGCAAGACCTTCGGGCACGGCGGCCCGCAGGGCCAGGGCGAGGCCACCTTCGAGCGGCTCTACGAGGACGCCCTGGAGGTCACCCGGCACGCCCGGGGCCTACTGGGCGCCGAGCGGGTGGTGCTCCTGGCCAACTCCTACGGCAGCGTCTTCGGGCTGCGGCTGGCCCGCAACCACCCCGAGCTCTACTCCGCGTACGTGGGCACCGACCAGAACATCCACACCGGCGGCCGGGACACCTCCGCCCACGACGCCCTACGGGAGCGGCTGCGCGCGGCCGGGAAGGCCAAACGGCTCGCGCAGGTCGAGGCCATCGGGGCCGACCCGCACGCGCGGACCCCGCAGCAGCAGGCGGCGTACGCCAAGATCAGCGCGCAGAGCGACCCGCTGACGCTGGCCACGCTCAAGAAGGTGGTTCTGGGTTCCATGTGGCTGTCGCCGCTGCACTCGCTGCGCGATCTGCGGGACTTCTTCCGCGGGCAGACCTTCTCGGAGCGGATCACCGAGGGGACGGCGGGGCTCGACGACCGGGCCGACGGCACGCGCTTCGAGATCCCGTTCTTCGTCTTCCAGGGCGAGCACGACGTCCTCACTCCGGTGGCCGCGGCCAAGGCCTTCTTCGACGAGGTCGAGGCCCCGGTGAAGCGGTTCGCCCTCATCGAGGGCTGCGGTCACTTCGCCTCGTTCAGCCGCCCGGACCACTTCCTGGACCTGCTCCTGACCCATGTCCGCCCGGCGGTCACAGGCCGGCGCCGCTCCACCGCCTGA
- a CDS encoding amidohydrolase family protein has translation METFPKIISVDDHTVEPPNVWRDRLPSKYHDVGPRVVRAPLKEMTFLGGKFAPVMGAKGDDGPIGDWWVYEDLHRPLTRLDTAVGYDRDEIKLEVITYEQMRPGSFSVPDRLADMDVNHVQSALCFPTFPRFCGQTFTEAKDRELGLLGVRAYNDWMVEEWCGPDARGRLIPLTLVPLWDARLAAAEVRRNAARGVRAVAFSEIPPHLGLPSIHTDEWDPFLEACNETGTVIAMHIGSSSRMPSTSADAPPAVGSTITFANCCFSMVDWLMSGKFERFPNLKIMYAEGQIGWIPYILERANVVWEENRGWGGVADKVLRPPSELFAEHVFGCFFDDAFGLKNLDSIGVANVLYETDYPHSDSTWPKSREVGESQMGHLAPDVVDRIVRGNAIDLLGLTPEGLWPGA, from the coding sequence ATGGAGACCTTCCCGAAGATCATCTCGGTGGACGACCACACGGTTGAGCCCCCCAACGTCTGGCGGGACCGGCTCCCGTCCAAGTACCACGACGTCGGCCCCCGCGTCGTCCGTGCCCCCCTGAAGGAAATGACCTTCCTCGGAGGCAAGTTCGCCCCCGTGATGGGGGCCAAGGGCGACGACGGACCGATAGGCGACTGGTGGGTGTACGAGGACCTGCACCGACCCCTCACCCGACTCGACACGGCCGTCGGCTACGACCGCGACGAGATCAAGCTCGAAGTCATCACGTACGAGCAGATGCGCCCGGGCTCCTTCTCGGTTCCCGACCGGCTCGCCGACATGGACGTCAACCACGTCCAGTCCGCCCTCTGCTTCCCGACCTTCCCGCGCTTTTGCGGCCAGACCTTCACCGAGGCCAAGGACCGCGAGCTCGGCCTGCTCGGCGTGCGCGCGTACAACGACTGGATGGTGGAGGAGTGGTGCGGCCCGGATGCGCGAGGCCGCCTCATCCCGCTCACCCTCGTCCCGCTCTGGGACGCGCGCCTGGCCGCCGCCGAAGTCCGCCGCAACGCGGCCCGCGGCGTCCGTGCGGTCGCCTTCTCCGAGATCCCGCCCCACCTCGGGCTCCCCTCCATCCACACGGACGAGTGGGACCCCTTCCTGGAGGCGTGCAACGAGACCGGCACGGTCATCGCCATGCACATCGGCTCCTCCTCGCGCATGCCCTCCACCTCGGCGGACGCCCCGCCGGCCGTCGGCTCCACCATCACCTTCGCCAACTGCTGCTTCTCGATGGTGGACTGGCTGATGAGCGGAAAGTTCGAGCGCTTCCCGAACCTCAAGATCATGTACGCGGAGGGCCAGATCGGCTGGATCCCGTACATCCTCGAGCGCGCGAACGTGGTCTGGGAGGAGAACCGCGGCTGGGGCGGCGTCGCCGACAAGGTGCTGCGCCCGCCGTCGGAGCTCTTCGCAGAACACGTCTTCGGCTGCTTCTTCGACGACGCCTTCGGCCTGAAGAACCTCGACTCCATCGGCGTCGCCAACGTCCTCTACGAGACGGACTACCCGCACTCCGACTCCACGTGGCCCAAATCCCGCGAGGTCGGCGAGTCCCAGATGGGCCACCTGGCCCCGGACGTGGTGGACCGCATCGTCCGCGGCAACGCGATCGACCTCCTGGGGCTGACCCCGGAAGGCCTCTGGCCTGGGGCGTAG
- a CDS encoding PIN domain nuclease — protein MTERFLIDKSALARYPKPAVHKVVFPLHVAGVLAVCGAVELEVMYSARSKADAERVRKGMGAFDWLPTPDETWDRALEVQRLLIVEGNWKALSLPDLIIAATAERHGATVLHYDGEYDMIAKVTGQPMRWVVAPGTAD, from the coding sequence ATGACCGAGCGCTTTCTGATCGACAAGTCTGCTCTGGCGCGCTACCCCAAGCCGGCCGTGCACAAGGTCGTCTTTCCGCTCCACGTGGCGGGAGTCCTTGCCGTGTGCGGCGCCGTGGAGCTGGAAGTGATGTACAGCGCACGCTCCAAGGCCGATGCGGAGCGGGTCCGCAAAGGCATGGGCGCCTTCGACTGGCTCCCCACTCCCGATGAGACCTGGGACCGGGCCTTGGAGGTGCAGAGACTGCTGATCGTGGAGGGCAACTGGAAGGCGCTCTCCCTCCCGGATCTGATCATCGCGGCGACCGCCGAACGGCACGGAGCCACCGTCCTGCACTACGACGGCGAATACGACATGATCGCCAAGGTCACCGGCCAGCCGATGCGGTGGGTCGTGGCACCCGGCACGGCCGACTGA
- a CDS encoding trypsin-like serine peptidase, which translates to MTGNHFCTATVVHSPGRNLIVTAGHCLLAGRAGEGAATFAPAYADGRVPYGTWKIAEVFEDPRWADGTNDDYDLAFARLAPDASGRNIEDVTGAAVLDTTGRTDEQVTVTGYPSDRKVPRTCLSRAVRLSATEQRFDCADFPGGTSGSSWIAADGKIIGVLTGGDTDDVSTSTILSDYAAQLYARAAGGGTGR; encoded by the coding sequence GTGACCGGCAATCACTTCTGTACGGCGACCGTCGTGCACAGTCCCGGGCGGAACCTCATCGTCACCGCCGGCCACTGCCTGCTCGCCGGCCGGGCCGGCGAAGGCGCAGCCACCTTCGCACCCGCGTACGCCGACGGGCGGGTCCCGTACGGCACCTGGAAGATCGCGGAGGTCTTCGAGGACCCGCGCTGGGCGGACGGGACGAACGACGACTACGACCTCGCTTTCGCCCGCCTCGCCCCCGACGCCTCGGGCCGCAACATCGAGGACGTCACCGGCGCCGCCGTCCTGGACACCACGGGCCGCACGGACGAGCAGGTCACGGTGACGGGCTACCCCTCGGACCGCAAGGTCCCGCGCACCTGCCTGTCCCGCGCGGTACGGCTCAGCGCCACGGAACAGCGCTTCGACTGCGCGGACTTCCCCGGCGGCACGAGCGGCAGCTCGTGGATCGCGGCCGACGGAAAGATCATCGGCGTCCTGACCGGCGGGGACACCGACGACGTCTCGACGAGCACGATCCTGAGCGACTACGCGGCGCAGCTGTACGCGCGGGCCGCGGGCGGCGGTACCGGCCGGTGA
- a CDS encoding type II toxin-antitoxin system VapB family antitoxin gives MARTVIDVDDALLAEAAELFGTKTKVATVNAALQDVVNRRKREDFLNWIAEGGLPDLTGPVEPAAETFAEAEHVRDRAA, from the coding sequence ATGGCCAGAACCGTGATCGACGTCGACGACGCCCTGCTGGCGGAGGCCGCCGAGCTCTTCGGTACGAAGACGAAGGTGGCCACGGTGAACGCGGCCCTTCAGGACGTGGTCAACCGGCGCAAGCGGGAGGATTTCCTGAACTGGATCGCCGAGGGCGGGCTGCCCGACCTGACGGGCCCGGTCGAGCCGGCCGCGGAGACGTTCGCCGAGGCCGAGCACGTGAGGGACAGGGCGGCATGA
- a CDS encoding NUDIX hydrolase: MRTPRQAARIVVLNPAGSVFLFRENNVEVGIHWLPPGGGIDPGETPEECVRRELREETGWTDLEPERLLCTWEHDFTHQGIPVRQHEHIYVTTGPHRDPVPEYPEAHWRWLSARNLAALGEALWPPRLAQLLDEAPAEPVHLGLLA; this comes from the coding sequence ATGCGAACTCCTCGGCAGGCCGCAAGAATCGTCGTCCTCAACCCCGCCGGATCCGTGTTCCTGTTTCGCGAGAACAACGTGGAAGTCGGCATCCACTGGCTGCCGCCCGGCGGTGGCATCGATCCCGGGGAGACGCCCGAGGAGTGCGTGCGGCGGGAGTTGCGGGAAGAGACGGGCTGGACGGACCTGGAGCCGGAGCGGCTGCTCTGCACCTGGGAGCACGACTTCACCCACCAGGGCATCCCCGTGCGCCAGCACGAGCACATCTACGTGACCACCGGCCCGCACCGCGATCCGGTGCCGGAGTACCCCGAGGCCCACTGGCGGTGGCTGTCCGCGCGGAACCTCGCCGCCCTCGGGGAGGCGCTGTGGCCCCCGCGCCTCGCGCAGCTGCTCGACGAAGCCCCCGCCGAGCCCGTGCACTTGGGGCTGCTCGCCTGA
- a CDS encoding GNAT family N-acetyltransferase, translated as MSNELLPKRVRFVKLNAQALRALADGDLAGGSAEAGVALDEYFVSDRARWIFGYRADQLTKDPSAARWTTRAAVSEPDGTVIGDAGFHGPPNEAGVVEIGYSVVSAHRRRGYARAMLTALLARAAEEPDVRTVRATIRSDNAASLAALAGFGFARVAEQGNETDGISFVFERPANPSQPLL; from the coding sequence ATGAGCAATGAACTTCTCCCCAAGCGCGTCCGTTTCGTCAAGCTCAACGCACAGGCCCTCAGGGCCCTTGCCGACGGTGACCTGGCAGGTGGCAGCGCCGAGGCCGGGGTGGCCCTCGACGAATATTTCGTGTCCGACCGTGCCCGCTGGATCTTCGGCTACCGCGCCGACCAGCTCACCAAGGACCCGTCCGCCGCCCGCTGGACCACCCGGGCCGCAGTGTCGGAGCCGGACGGGACGGTCATCGGCGACGCCGGATTCCACGGCCCGCCGAACGAGGCGGGCGTGGTGGAGATCGGCTACAGCGTCGTGTCCGCCCACCGCCGCCGGGGCTACGCCCGCGCCATGCTGACCGCCCTGCTGGCCAGGGCCGCCGAAGAGCCCGATGTCAGGACCGTCCGGGCCACCATCCGATCCGACAACGCCGCCTCTCTGGCCGCCCTCGCGGGCTTCGGCTTCGCCCGTGTCGCCGAGCAGGGAAACGAGACCGACGGAATCAGTTTTGTCTTCGAACGCCCGGCGAACCCGTCGCAGCCGCTTCTCTAG
- a CDS encoding enoyl-CoA hydratase-related protein — protein MAAVEGAAVAGGFELALACDLITAADTAFFALPEVARGLVAAEGGAIRLPGRLPYHVAMEMLLTTAPLSATDAARYGLVNRLTPAGRALEAALALSARIQAHSPHAVHVTKQIVQNTRGLDDHAAYALQDPLSTPVFATTAATEGARAFTQKRSPAWDGPAASRHL, from the coding sequence ATCGCCGCCGTCGAGGGTGCCGCCGTCGCGGGGGGCTTCGAGCTGGCCCTGGCCTGCGACCTGATCACCGCGGCCGACACCGCGTTCTTCGCCCTGCCCGAGGTGGCCCGCGGCCTCGTCGCAGCCGAGGGCGGGGCGATCCGCCTGCCCGGCCGGCTCCCGTACCACGTGGCCATGGAGATGCTCCTGACCACGGCTCCCCTGTCCGCCACCGACGCGGCCCGCTACGGGCTGGTCAACCGCCTCACCCCCGCGGGACGGGCCCTGGAAGCGGCCCTCGCCCTGAGCGCCCGCATCCAGGCCCACTCCCCCCACGCCGTCCACGTCACGAAGCAGATCGTCCAGAACACCCGAGGCCTGGACGACCACGCCGCCTATGCCCTCCAAGACCCGCTCAGCACACCCGTGTTCGCCACCACCGCCGCCACGGAGGGCGCCCGGGCCTTCACCCAGAAACGTTCTCCCGCCTGGGACGGGCCGGCGGCGTCCCGCCACCTCTGA
- a CDS encoding DUF6086 family protein: MSQYYDLGEESLWNPSNGAARLFHRQVALFEAELGVPSGIGPMENDECQINPGALGPFAEALITRHGLTGHAVIRALSEGFVATVLVLAERAGVRVNWPVSPVNSYESTVADELRALAREMSGAMPR; encoded by the coding sequence GTGAGCCAGTACTACGACCTCGGCGAGGAATCCCTCTGGAACCCCTCGAACGGCGCCGCCCGCCTCTTCCACCGCCAAGTGGCCCTCTTCGAGGCGGAACTCGGCGTCCCGTCGGGCATCGGCCCGATGGAGAACGACGAGTGCCAGATCAACCCGGGCGCCCTCGGCCCCTTCGCCGAAGCCCTCATCACCCGCCACGGACTCACCGGCCATGCCGTGATCCGCGCCCTCTCCGAGGGCTTCGTGGCCACCGTGCTGGTGCTGGCGGAACGGGCGGGAGTGCGGGTGAACTGGCCCGTGAGCCCGGTGAATTCCTACGAGTCCACGGTCGCGGACGAGCTGCGCGCGCTCGCCCGGGAGATGAGCGGGGCCATGCCGCGCTGA
- a CDS encoding DNA alkylation repair protein has product MAELAALEDPKARAVNEKHGDDHGVNLGKLRAVAKRLKTQQELACRLWETGDTAARLLAILICRPKAFGRDELDAMLRDARRPKVHDWLVNYVVKKSPHAEELRLVWFADADPVVASAGWALTTERVAKKPDGLDLAGLLDVIEAEMKDAPDRLQWAMNHCLAQIGIEHAEYRARALAIGERLEVLKDYPTPPGCTSPYAPVWIAELVRRKDEKRVA; this is encoded by the coding sequence ATGGCCGAGCTGGCCGCTTTGGAGGACCCGAAGGCGCGTGCGGTGAACGAGAAGCACGGTGACGATCACGGTGTGAACCTCGGCAAGCTGCGCGCGGTCGCCAAGCGGTTGAAGACACAGCAGGAACTGGCCTGCCGGCTCTGGGAGACGGGTGACACGGCCGCGAGGCTGCTGGCGATCCTGATCTGCCGACCGAAGGCCTTCGGTCGGGACGAGCTGGACGCCATGCTGCGGGATGCGCGCAGGCCCAAGGTGCACGACTGGCTCGTGAACTACGTGGTGAAGAAGAGCCCGCACGCCGAAGAGCTGCGTCTCGTGTGGTTCGCCGATGCCGATCCCGTGGTCGCGAGCGCCGGGTGGGCGCTGACCACCGAGCGAGTGGCGAAGAAGCCCGACGGTCTGGATCTCGCGGGCCTGCTCGACGTCATCGAGGCGGAGATGAAGGATGCCCCTGACCGCCTGCAGTGGGCGATGAACCACTGCCTGGCCCAGATCGGTATCGAGCACGCCGAGTACCGCGCCCGCGCGCTCGCCATCGGCGAGCGCCTGGAGGTCCTGAAGGACTACCCGACGCCTCCCGGCTGCACCTCTCCGTACGCGCCCGTCTGGATTGCCGAGCTGGTACGTCGGAAGGACGAGAAGAGGGTGGCCTGA